In one Musa acuminata AAA Group cultivar baxijiao chromosome BXJ2-5, Cavendish_Baxijiao_AAA, whole genome shotgun sequence genomic region, the following are encoded:
- the LOC103986530 gene encoding agamous-like MADS-box protein AGL80, whose translation MAPSDEQRRSQKSIIRSLDKRSKGLCKKATELSTLCNADVCLVCYRPGATAPVVWPEDPTRVGRTIGRYLAASPSKKLAKNQVSFKNPNPGQAQEAVTNNDDDDDEEEEEEEECKEAKARNGKKKVVDTEDRLRLPWPDDDCALGSLVEALDSRLKKVRDRIEQLVAEDIASTSTAPAPPDKYSTATGGASTSCSAYREPPAPAFAAVCPCMYCPLHGYWAIRRLHGQDRNRREDRS comes from the coding sequence ATGGCGCCGTCCGACGAGCAGCGCCGCAGCCAGAAGTCCATCATCCGCTCCCTCGACAAGCGCAGCAAAGGCCTCTGCAAGAAGGCTACCGAGCTCTCCACCCTCTGCAACGCCGACGTCTGCCTCGTCTGCTACCGTCCCGGCGCCACCGCCCCGGTCGTGTGGCCCGAAGACCCCACTCGTGTCGGCCGCACCATCGGCCGCTACCTCGCCGCCTCCCCCTCCAAGAAGCTGGCCAAGAACCAGGTCAGCTTCAAGAACCCCAACCCAGGCCAAGCCCAAGAAGCCGTCACgaacaacgacgacgacgacgatgaggaggaggaggaggaggaggagtgtaAAGAGGCCAAGGCCAGGAACGGCAAGAAGAAGGTGGTGGATACAGAGGACCGTCTCCGGTTACCATGGCCGGACGACGATTGCGCGCTGGGGTCTCTGGTGGAGGCGTTGGACTCTAGGCTGAAGAAGGTGAGGGACAGGATCGAGCAGCTGGTGGCAGAAGACATAGCGTCGACCTCGACGGCACCGGCACCGCCGGATAAGTACTCGACCGCCACAGGAGGCGCCTCCACAAGCTGCAGCGCTTATAGGGAACCACCGGCTCCGGCGTTCGCCGCCGTCTGCCCATGCATGTACTGCCCTCTGCACGGGTACTGGGCCATTCGACGTCTGCATGGCCAAGACCGAAACCGAAGGGAAGACAGGAGTTGA